In the Helianthus annuus cultivar XRQ/B chromosome 11, HanXRQr2.0-SUNRISE, whole genome shotgun sequence genome, one interval contains:
- the LOC110890895 gene encoding unknown protein 1-like: MDKKVGSDQFGVGGDVCCKIVKKLDMETEEDFCLLSSPSSMVDNGGFGLRPITPESNKDGSEVTSCFTSPLTLVSSHMNVDDDEGDNPSTPKDVVFDPFAPGPDSLMLAPRSVKYLQESRNYVERRLNFNSMKTKNDESALEDDMLLVEAVYDSLLECIISKQAEDILGEISAVDSSSSSSPDAVMTPFGPRLTGIAETCPDAPLKPVVKKSRYIDHSLCRKLELDFAV; the protein is encoded by the coding sequence ATGGATAAGAAGGTCGGTTCAGATCAGTTTGGGGTGGGTGGGGATGTTTGTTGCAAAATAGTTAAGAAACTGGATATGGAAACCGAGGAGGATTTTTGTTTGTTGTCGTCGCCTTCGTCGATGGTTGATAATGGTGGGTTTGGCTTGCGGCCGATTACTCCGGAATCGAACAAAGATGGTTCGGAGGTTACGTCTTGCTTTACGTCACCGTTGACATTGGTGTCATCACATATGAATGTAGATGACGATGAGGGTGACAACCCGAGTACGCCAAAAGATGTTGTTTTTGACCCTTTTGCCCCTGGTCCAGACAGCTTGATGCTGGCTCCTCGTAGCGTGAAATATCTTCAGGAGTCACGGAATTATGTTGAAAGGAGGCTTAATTTTAACTCGATGAAGACCAAAAATGACGAAAGTGCCCTTGAGGATGATATGTTGTTAGTGGAGGCTGTTTATGACTCTCTTTTGGAATGCATTATATCTAAGCAGGCCGAGGATATCCTTGGTGAGATCTCAGCCGttgattcttcttcttcttcaagtcCTGATGCAGTCATGACACCTTTTGGTCCCCGTCTCACTGGTATCGCGGAGACTTGCCCTGATGCGCCTTTGAAGCCTGTTGTTAAGAAATCAAGGTACATTGATCACAGTTTGTGCAGAAAGCTTGAACTTGACTTTGCAGTATAA